From Syngnathus typhle isolate RoL2023-S1 ecotype Sweden linkage group LG5, RoL_Styp_1.0, whole genome shotgun sequence:
GTATCATTCCTTCTTTCCATTTTCAGTTTGACACAATCAAAATAATTGCCTGTGTATTTGTTTTAGATAGCTGGAATTTGTCACTAACATTTCTCATACTAATCAATAGATGGCGATGGCGTGGCGCTAGAAGATATCATGCTGCTTCTCCATCCAAAATTCCACAACTGTGAATTTTGTACCACTAATTTGATTCCTCTTCACCTGAATCCCGCTAATTAATTGTAATTAATGTGAAGGCGCCAAGCTCTCGCCACCCATTGGTCAGGATGAGAAATATTGTCAGTGACAATAATATTCTAATATTCCAAAACCAATACATAGACAATTTTTCAATTTGTGTCTTGTGCTATATTTTACTTGTGttttataaattaaaattgATAACCAAGCTGATATTAGACATTGACTCTCTTGCTCCAAAGAACAAACGAGAAACACGACCAATTAATCTCAAtttaaaccaaaacaaaaacaccaaacTAATCAGTTAATTGGCTATTAACAATTACATAACATTAATTGGATATTTTTCaattgaaaagggaaagaacaactgatattattattattattattatacccaAATTGGCTGCTTGTTGAAGTGATGGGACTCCAAGCCCCTCTCAGACGCCCACGTGCACACTCCCACTTAACTGTGCCTCAGTGCCATCTGTTGTGTCACTGCGAAAACTACACTACATCATCACAGCTTGTagcaacgccccccccccccaaccccactTCACTCTCCCCTGACAAACGTGGAAAGTCATGTGGAAATAATGGCTCTGAAgacagtaaagaaaaaaatgttgccaaaGCTGCCAGATCTTTTCAAACATTGTCCTCACGCTACGCTGATTCAAAGTGACTCGACTGTACAGAGAAGCAACTAAGTGTCGCAGTTCCGGAGAATTAATGGACGACTTTCCACCAAAACACAAAGGAACATTGCAGATGCTCCCAATGTCTGGACGCACAGAGCTGTCACCAAACCGCATTACAATATGGTACACTTCAAAACCTTCCTTGATAGCAGTGGACTTTTTATATGAATTAGAAAAAAAGCAATCATTGACCTTTTACAGCAGATGGACCACATACCAAGACAAAGCCCTTGACCATCCATCCGAAGAGTCCATTAATTTCTATTTTTATCTAGATAAGATCATAATGCAAAGTCTTCAATACAATACACATTATGTTTTACTTAACATTTTATCTTAGCTAGGTGTTGTTTTAGTTCTTTGGCATTACCAAATTCCTATTTGCAGTGATTTTCTGCATATATGGATTTCTCCTCGTGATTTTCATCCATTtgcattttctttaaaaatgttgctttggcaccatcttgctGCATCTTGTTGCCAATGAACTATGTTTAAGTGAGTTGAGGAGTTCCATGTATTGATTTTTTATCATCTTGTGGCAATTTTAAACTAAAATCAAAGTTGGTTGACAGTACTAAATGCAGTGCTACCTGCAGTtgaattctttttaaattgaaGGCACCCTTGTGTACATACATTTTTGAATCATGACTTTTTCCCATCTGCTGTATCTGGCTATCCATTTGCCCTTCATGTAAAATCCCCACTGCTTAATGGAAGATGGAAACCTTCTATGGGCGTTATCATGCTACACGGAAACGTCAGAAGGCCGTGTGACCTGGTCGGATGGGGCATGAGAGTGTCTCGCATCCAGACTGCTTCCACCGTCGCAGGCAACTGAGCCGTCTTCCTGCCAAACTCAGTGTggcgtgcgtgtgtacgtgaGTGTGGAGCTTCTGACCTTCAGCTTCAAAGTGTGCCTTCCGAGCACACGCCAGCGGACATACCGATTCTTTGTACATagtaaaatgtgtgtgttgtgcctGTTTTGGGGACACGGATGGTCGACACCTGCGCACTCACACTGAGCAATACCAGGCAGGCTCTGTACAACACCTCTCTGTCATTCTATCAGGTACTTTTTCTTCAAGTGGACTGCACACGCATCAATGCagatgatcccccccccccccctcacccgaCCAACAGGAAGTGAATTGCTCTTGACCGCTAACCTGTGTGGCAGCCCTCCTGGTCAAAGCGGTGCATCACGAAGGGCTTCTAGAGTGTTCTATTCACTTCTTGTGTGTGACTTTGCACCCTGAGTAAAACCGGCCACAGCTTTTCCCTCCTATGGGTGAACACAGAactgttttttggtttttttttacactggcTATAATTGTGTTTTAATTAGAGAACCATATACGACAACTTTGTACTCATGTAAATGGATGGAAAGCAAATGCAGTAACGCTGTGCAACGACTTATTGTTGTGTATTAACCCATGGAAAAGTGTTACTGTAGAGTACAGTGGACTTTGTAAGCATAAGATGGCAATCTTTTGTCTATATTGATTCTGAAAATGCATAACAGTGCAATACTCCGATATGTACCGGGTCGATTATTATTATCTTTGGGAAATCTTTGCCTTTGACTTTCAAGGTCTCTCGTTTATTTTAAAAACCTCACGCAAGATGCTGCGACTTCAACAGTCCTAAATCACATTATGAATTGAGCACCTTGTTTTCACTGTGTAACCACTATTTCGAAACACCCCGATATATTTAGATTTGACTTTCACGCGGTGATACTCGATAAGTTGCACAGGTTAATACACTGGAATAAGGCCCATGTACCGAAACGTTACTCAAATGTAGACTTTGGAGGTGGAACACCTTAATTATAACATGCTTGATTGCTGACGAATGCCTTTGTACAGCGGTGGATATAAaaagctttttgttttcttgttttgtaaTGTATGGTATTTAATGTAGGTAATATTATTGTATTTAGAGGTATGAGAGGACCGGCAATATTTTTGACTATTTAAAGTAATTTTGAACTCATGATATTAAAGACGTACCTCAGGATACTGATGTTTGTGGACTGGTCAGACCTGTTCCAGGATTTAATGCAACTCTGTGGATTAACATGGAATGAGATGTTTTTCAAAACACATCAATCAAACTGAAGAATCTGTTAAAGAGGCATTCGGAATATATTTGCATGGCAAGGGTTTATTTAAATGCAGGACAAGGTTGTTAAAACAAAACCAgactaaatcatttttttttactacagcAGAAAAAGAGGATTTGGGGCAATGTGTCAAAGCATTTAAATGTTCCTGTTTTTGTACAGGTATAACATCTCAGATGGGGGATGTGTAGTCAGGCAACTCAAGTTGAcagcaaatgttaacatttggcCGAAATGCTGAGAAAGCAAAAGGATAAAGGTGAGGTAATGAAATCTCTACACAACTTTAATAGAGAGACACtaaatttcattattattattatttttttaggctTGCAATTGTGATTGGCGCATGATCTGTCCATGCCATCCTTCTCTCAGATGCTTAAGTATCGATAAATCTTAGGGCGGGCAgagtggtatttttttttcttcgtctaTATGTGCTCTAAGGAGGCGAAGCGATAAAGAAAATGAATTGCTGGATGATGCTTATGGCTCCAGTTTCAGATTTACTCCAAAGACTTTTCAGCTGCTCCAGCTGGGATCCCCCATTTTGTGATGCTGTGGGTGTAAgaaggtgtcccaatacttttgtccataatATGTAGTAGATCTTTGCACAAGTACATGATGCAAGAGCTGCCACTTCTAAGTCAAATAGTTACATAACATGGTCAGGAATATTTCTGCACTCATTGGCTGACATCCTAGCGTGTGGGTAGCTTGTGAGTAACTGACTTCCAACTGAGCGTGGCTGCCTACTCAAGTGTGTGTGGGGAAAGCAGCGAGTGAGCACCAGTCACCAGCGAGGGATGGAGAACCTCCCGCTCAGAAATCTCCTCACGCTCTTTGCAAAGCCTTCACACAGGACATTCCGCTCATTCCGCGTGGCATTGACTCGTGAATTGACGCTCCATGTCTCGATCACGTAGCATGCCGCGGTTAAGCAGATGGTCATCCTCGTTGGATGAGGAACATGGGGGTGATGAAGCCAGAAGAGgatgggagggggaggggggggggtgaatctAGTGTGACATACTAAAGGATTTACTGCGATTTCACATCTGACAAGAAGTGTGCCTTTGCTATGTTTCCAATACGTAAAGTGATATTCACATGCAGTGCCTGCCCATGGCAGGTACGAGAACATTTTAAAGATGGTGACAATTCTAATGTTCCATGGCAATGGTTGGCCATGTGATCTCATTTTAAATCTCAGAAGGATTTGTATTCATATAATCCATATGACCCCAATTTACAAATCGTGCCCATGAACGTTTTTGTTACCGTGTCGAGACAGAatttgcttttcattttttgtattgATTCGTAAAAGATTTGCGGCTACAAGCCGTGAGTGAATAAGTGTAAATAAATATGGCGTTGTTACAACGTGACAGTACCATAATTGAAAGCAGTGGGGAAAATTAGAATATAAAATGAACAGGGTGACCTATATTTCGTGATTTCGTACGACTCATCCTCACTCTGTGTTGTGCTATTGGGAACATGCTTGCACCATTTTACAGAGTCAAATCATGATCCCGGTAAAATACAGCAGAGTAGAATTTGTGACTGTGTGGTGTCTTGAGTCTCAAGTCCTAGCTTTCCCAGTCCGGCCCACCCAGACCATCATCCTCAGAGTCCGACTCCGGCGAGGCCTCCTTTATTCGTCGAAGCGCCTCATAGATGCTCCTGGTCAGAGGGTCCTTGGAGGCGGTGGTCTGCTCCTGGCCTTTCCTTTCTTCAGGGGGGACTTGCCTCAGTTTGACCCCTTTGCGAATCTGAGCTAAAATGTTGTTGGAGTCGTCGTCATTCTGGGCAGCGGGGGGGAGGGCCCTCTGGTCGACCTTCTTCAGGTGGAAACTGCCTCTTTTCAGGGAGGCCAGGACTTCGTCCATGGGGCAGCTCCCTGCGTGGACAGGAAAAGACAGaatgaaatgtattatttacatatgCATACTGCAACTGACAAGTGCAAACGGTTGAACAGCAAATACTATGGCAGTACCTCGTCTGCTGTGGTCCTCAAAGCCAGGAGTCTTCCTCAGCTTTTTGCGGGCGCTCACCAGCTGGCTGCTGTCAAAGAAGCGAGGATGGAAAGGGCCAAGCGGGGAGTGAGGGCGCTCCCCTGACTGCGCCTCAGCCTTCAGGCTCTCAGAGGGGGACACCTGTTCTCGTATTGGCAGGACGGGCAGAGGAGGGGGTGGAGGCGGAGGTGAGGCCGGAGACGCCAGCAGTGACGACAGGGAGCAAGGAGAGCAGAAGGAATCTGCGGGGCTGGGCACGGGCAAAGGAGGAAGCGAATGGGCTGCCAGGCCTGTGACAGGCTGGGTGGTGAGCGCCGAGCTGGGGTCCGTCTGCACGCTGATGCTGAGGCGCAACGGTCCTTGTGCGTCGGCAAGGGCGGAGCGCTCCTCCCTTCCATCCTCGCCGGCCGTTTGCATGATCCTGCCGCGCTCTCTCCTTCTGCTGTGGGCCGCACGCAAACGCGCCGACTTGAGGATCACCTGACCCGGGTAGCGCTGGACACACAGATATGAAGATCAGCCAGCAAAAGATAGGCAAGATTCCAGCTCCCGGCATACCTGCTTGAAGGTGCGAAGTCTTTCAAGAGTCTTCTGTCTCTCTTGACGGACTCTGCTATTTTTTCTctcatcttcctcttcttcgtATTTTGGCTGTAAAATTCAGTGTGGAGATATACAGCTACGCATGTCATGTGTTTAGCTAGGTggttaaaaagtgaagaaaggTCTACCAGTAAGATCTGCGGAGATAAGGACTCATTCTGGGTGCTTTGGCGCATCAGCTGTTTCTTAACGTGGTTCGATACGCAGATCTCCTGCAGAAGGACAAGAGGACATTATTAGGGACTGCCTAGAGGAATTCTAAAATGCAAATGTCAATGCACTTGGAATGTGTGTGACACGGGCATACACACCCTCTTGCTCTTCAGATAGGAGCGCTTGGCAGTGATGCGGCCCCTTCGTGCTTCAAGTTGCCGCGCGCTGACCTGAAGCCTCTGCAGTTCTTCCTTCTCAGCAGTGTCCTCCTCTGTTATATCATCAGCGCTTTCAAACGTGTCATAGTACACCACCTCATTCTGGTGCTCTGCAAACACAGACACAAATGCTCCATTATAGAGTATTGGTCATTTAGTatttcatcaaataaaaatgtaatatatGAATGGAAAAGAGGAGAGATTTATACTCCATTTTacaggtaagtatttttgtttcatatttCAATTTCTCTTTTTATAGAATCAGAATccgctttattggccaagttacAAAGTGATGATGCACCAAAGCAGATGTGTGCATTTTGGAATGAAGACATACCTGTCATCTGTCTTCGAATGCTGTCAAGCTGAGCAGTGAGAAGTAGCTCCTCACCCTGAAGGATCTCAGCCTGGATGTCATACAGTTGCAGCTGGAGCTCATAGTACTGTGACTCCATGTGGTCCAGTAGGGTCATCGCGTCCTCACCACTACACAGGCTTTCCATCTGATGGGAGGGCCTGTTACTCATGCACTGTTAAATATTATTTGTTCCCTTGCATACCTCCTCTCGAAGGGTGTGCTTCCTCTGCTCCAGGCTTATCTCCCGGGCTCTTTGGAGCTGCAGGGTTTCCTTGGCGACGGAGTAGCGCATTCTCTCCATGCGCTCCATCGCCGCTGTCCATGAGGCCTTACCAAACTTGCGCTGGTCCACCTTCATACGATCATATACTCCTGCAAACATAGAAACACGAGAAAAAATGGGATTGAATACATAAACATTGTGTTGGCTGGATTTAGTCAGATAATGCTCAGAATGAGACATCTAGTGGTCTTTTTGGGTTACTTCAGTTGGTGGTTGGTTTGTGATCAATTAGCTAACCTTGTTCTCACCTCTCCATGTCAAAACATAGCTGCTGTCTGCACTGCTTCAATAACACACATTGGTGGTCGAAAACATGCAGGGGTCAGTCAAAGAGCAAGGCTTGCAttctatgtgtgtgtctgtgtcattTTTGCTTTACTTATCGTTCGTTCTGTGTACGTAAAATTTCGTTTCcgttggcttttgtttttccacaaataTTTTCTGAAAATCCTTTTATTTACCTTTattcatgaaaatgtttttttcattttacttgTATTTATTTCAGTGTTTTTCCTGAATGAGAACCTCACTGCGTGTGCGTGTTATTCTGAGTTGTTCCACCGCTTTAACAACTTGACACTGACTTTAGCAATCATCTTTCATTACCTTTCTGTGCTCTTGCTGTTGTCTCAAagtattttactgtaaaatccTGGATAATAAGGACAGCTTCTTGAGCTTTTCTCTGCCAATCAGAGTCCTCCTTCTGGAGAGCGTAAATACGCCTCGGGCCCAGGTAGTCATTCTCCATAGAGATCTAGTGAGAGAGGGTCAAGCTAAGTACATTTTCCATTCAACAATAAACCACTTTGACACTTGAGGTACAGTTTTTTACACAAGTGATCATACATGTATTTAATAGGATTTAATTGCATGGAGTAAAAACTGTAAATGTTGAAAGATGATGTGACATTCCTGgcagcactctggactctgaataaggccatccaagttcaagtcttggtggaacctGAGCATTTTACCACGGATCATTTTCAAGTTTTGTCATACAGTGACTtcataaatgaaaatgaaaatgggTGATCCAATAGCAGCACCCAAACTTTAATTTATTCATGTGTCTGAGTCGGCAGGTCATTGGAGATCCACTGAATGCCACTCACTGCCCACTTTTCCATTCAAATACTCTTTAAAAGCGTCACTAGGTACGCCTGCACAATGTAATAACGTTTCCTTTCATAAAAGTAACCGCGCTTAGTTGATTGACCTCGTCAGCGAGGTATTCATCCTAATAGCGGTTGGAGTGGTAAAGTAGGTTAGGGCAGTATAATCAATCCATTCATCGCTTTGCATAGTGCGTCACATTCAAAACATACTCAAGTTGCCAGCTCACCACATGTGGTGGTTAAGCATCGATTGGATGTGAGATGGCTCTATTATGCTTTCGAAAGCATTTGTGAAGTGGAATCGCTTGTCTGGCGGGTTAGTTACCTTGATCTGTTGTCTGCGCAGCATGGCTAGCTCTCTCATGTCTCGAAATGGTTGCAGCAGATACTGGTACAATTGCGTGGAGGCCTCGAGCAAGCATCCATAAGCCTGGTCCTCCTCCTCATAAAGCGCCAACAAGTCAACCATGCTTTCCATGCTTCTGTGTTTGTCCAGAAGCTGCACAAACAAGAAAAGAGAAACGAGATATGTGAGTCGGTCTACTTATTTGAGCTATATCAGCTTTCACTCGCACTCCACTGGCTAAAAAGAAAGGATGCTTTGTGGAACTGTAAATACTGAGAGCACAATAAAGTGCACTTGGTGCTGAATGTGATCTACTTCTAGGGAAAAAGATCAATAGTCACACGTTTTGTTGCCAGACTGAACAGGCTAAATGCAGCTCTGAAATACGTCAACCATCACAGAGGATCGATAGggcagtgcatgtgtgtgtgcgtgtgtgtgtcttctgGTGGCCTCATTTTAGTACTATAATTTGGCCAGAAAACAGATGAATATTGTGAGCTCAGATAAGGAGCCTGTTAATTGTTAGCCAGCATATGTGTTAAATTTTTGTTAGTTCGGCAATTTAAAGTGACCCTCCATTTGTTTCTTCTATTTTCCTTTATTACAATATGGACTAATTACTAGTGGCAGCGGGTCGTATTAAATTAGAACCAAACCTTGTGTTTGCAACTGTTGTGGTACGTTATTACTCTTGTAAAAGAGTGAAAAGAAGCTAACTCACTTCTTGCAGGTGTTTACTTTCATGGAGAAGCGCCTCCTCGTATCCACACTGCCTCAGCTCGCTCAGGCTCTCGTAATACTCGTCCGGGTCATCGTTTTCTGTGAATAGAACCTGCGAGAGGATCTTCCAGCCGCATATATCAAGCGCATGGCCAAGGTAGAGCTGCAACTTGGAACACAGCCCATCCAGCTCAGTCTCGGAGACCTCAGCCGGTCCAAACAGCACCGTCCACATCCCGCTTGGTTCTTCTGGAAAGACGGGGAGGCAATCCTCCAGTTCTGAATTGACAGAACACAGTTGTTGATGGACCGCCCGGAGGTCCTGGAAGGAAAAGAGGCCTGCCCAGCTGCAGTCTTCCCGGTTCAGAACATCCTCCAGGTCCAAAGAGTCCACAGGGGGCAGCTGCTCCTCTTTCTGTGACTCTGTATCAGAACCGACGTGAGATGACACATAGTTGACCACAGTTTTAATCCTGACAGGGCTTAATTTGGAAACTGGGTGCTTGCTTTTAAGGCCCTTTACCGCAGCCTCCCTGGCTCCTAAGCCAGGGCTCCTGGACACTTTGTCCCCGACGGGACTTCCGGCCCATCTTGTTTTGTCTCCATCCTCAGACGGAGGGTCTCTGCTACTGGCGCCAAAGCTTCTCCTTTGCGCAGTCCGGTTATGACACGTTATGGCAAATTTGCCTTCCACTTCGTTCCAGGCTACGATGAAGACAAATTTGTTCTTCTCCTTGTCTTCGAACGCATTTGGGCGAACTGCAACCCAGCCCGATTCAAAATTATCCTCCATTGTAAATGACATCCCTGCAAAGTGATGAAACCACACCGCTATGCGCATGAAGGCATCAACGCGGAGTTATAACCATTTACTCAGCTGACGAGCTCGTCCGTCGCTTTGAGAATAGCGCGGTGTCATTTCCATCCACTTGGATGTCAGGCAGCCAGTGTCCGAGCTACATCAATAGCATAGCATTGAAGAAGCATCACACCACCGCAAGTGCGCATCGTCGAACCACCGCGGACCGCATTTCAAGCAATGATCCTCACCCCTCGCATCGTAAACTGATGCAAACATGCTCACCATAAACCCTTGCAACGCAAAGGAAGGATGCGATTTTAAAAAAGAGTCAATCAGTCCTGCAGCAAGCAATCTGTGAGATTAGTCTTGCCTCCGATGCAATAATGTTGACATGTTTACCTACACAGCTGACCACTAGACCGCACAGACCTAAAATGATGATGCCTTCAAAGGCAGTGTGAAACGTGCAGAACCGAACAAATGAAAAATTTGTCAAGATAGTTTAGCTTTACATTTAGTTGTAATTGTTTATTTTCCCCCACATGGTGGAGGCGTTGTAATTATTGCTATATAACATTTTTAAGAACAATAATCTTTAGACTCATATTTCTTAGGGATTACACGTAATCGTAGTTTAATTTACACAGATGAATCATTTTGAACAAactgcattttatttgattgtttattattattattattattattattattattattattattattattattattattattattattattattattattattattatcattattattattattattattactattattgctgtaattttgcatttatttctttttccatcTGTTTAATGTTAATATGCATACAACGTGATGCAGAGGTGTATgcacttatttattttattgacgCATTATACCGTAGCAACTTTGCATATGGTTAGAGAGCTGTAGTTTCCGATTGCCTAGGGAGGCCGTGAAGGCAGCAAAGAGGAGGAGACGGACGGAAAGGGTGACGAATTAACGTCACTTCCGGGCGGGTCAATTCAATAGAACCAACGAATGCTAAAGTTTGTTTTGTGAAAATCGACTTTAATGGGTTAGCGATCGAAAATAAACCCTATCACTTGTTTTGTGGGTTCTAAAGCTATTTGTTAGTTATCAGTGATTCATTATCACTTGACTGTAATATTTCGTTTAAAGATTTGATCGGACTCCATTTACCAAGGTAACTTTAATTTTCTGTTCTTCGTTCAATTATGCACTTCCAGCATTCATTTAAAGCTTAAATGTATTT
This genomic window contains:
- the LOC133154544 gene encoding junction-mediating and -regulatory protein-like, which codes for MRIAVWFHHFAGMSFTMEDNFESGWVAVRPNAFEDKEKNKFVFIVAWNEVEGKFAITCHNRTAQRRSFGASSRDPPSEDGDKTRWAGSPVGDKVSRSPGLGAREAAVKGLKSKHPVSKLSPVRIKTVVNYVSSHVGSDTESQKEEQLPPVDSLDLEDVLNREDCSWAGLFSFQDLRAVHQQLCSVNSELEDCLPVFPEEPSGMWTVLFGPAEVSETELDGLCSKLQLYLGHALDICGWKILSQVLFTENDDPDEYYESLSELRQCGYEEALLHESKHLQELLDKHRSMESMVDLLALYEEEDQAYGCLLEASTQLYQYLLQPFRDMRELAMLRRQQIKISMENDYLGPRRIYALQKEDSDWQRKAQEAVLIIQDFTVKYFETTARAQKGVYDRMKVDQRKFGKASWTAAMERMERMRYSVAKETLQLQRAREISLEQRKHTLREEMESLCSGEDAMTLLDHMESQYYELQLQLYDIQAEILQGEELLLTAQLDSIRRQMTEHQNEVVYYDTFESADDITEEDTAEKEELQRLQVSARQLEARRGRITAKRSYLKSKREICVSNHVKKQLMRQSTQNESLSPQILLPKYEEEEDERKNSRVRQERQKTLERLRTFKQRYPGQVILKSARLRAAHSRRRERGRIMQTAGEDGREERSALADAQGPLRLSISVQTDPSSALTTQPVTGLAAHSLPPLPVPSPADSFCSPCSLSSLLASPASPPPPPPPLPVLPIREQVSPSESLKAEAQSGERPHSPLGPFHPRFFDSSQLVSARKKLRKTPGFEDHSRRGSCPMDEVLASLKRGSFHLKKVDQRALPPAAQNDDDSNNILAQIRKGVKLRQVPPEERKGQEQTTASKDPLTRSIYEALRRIKEASPESDSEDDGLGGPDWES